The window TAGGAACTGATCCTGTATCCTCACATGCTCCATAGAATTCAAAGGCATGGACTGAGGAATCATTCAGCTTACACTCTTGAAGGAATCTTCAAGGAGTAGGTTGTCTACAGCCGAGGAACTGTAGACCCAGTGACTCAGCAACCTTTGAGATTTAGACTTGAAACTCCTTTTTCCAGAATCCCCCTCATCTAGCTAAGTGTTTAGCCCTTCGCCTCCCGACGGTTGAGACTTAGGGATGTTATTCTTATCCTTTTTAGAAATAAGCAGTTTCCAAGGCCATAAAATGAGGATAATTTCGTAGTGTGATGCGTAAGTTTATAAGATGGAGTGATTGAACCATTTCTTCTGGCAGCTTAAAATGATCTATATATTGGGAATCTCGGGCAGCCCGAGAGTTAACGGCAACACCGAGATCCTCCTTTCAGAGGCATTGAAGGCTGCTGCTATGGATGGGGCAGAGACCGAGCTCATAAGCTTGGCCGGTAAGGAGATCAAACCGTGCGATGCGTGCTTCTCGTGCAGAAAGACCGGTGAATGCCGAATAAAAGATGACTTTAAAGAGATATTCCAGAAGATGGTTAAGGCCGATGGGCTAATATTAGCCTCACCAGTCTACTTTGGGTCGGCGACACCAAAGATAAAGGCCTTAATTGATAGAGCCGCCCTCATCTCAATGGCTAGGGGGGATATATTTGAAAATAAAGTTGGCGGCCCTCTTATTGTGGCTAGAAGAGCAGGCCAGAACTTCACATTAGCCCAGCTATTATTCTTCTTCCTCCAGCAAGGCATGATCATCCCGAGTTCAACATACTGGAATATAGCGTTTGGAGCGGAGAGGGGAGAGGTCCTGAAGGACGAGGAGGGGCTGAGAACAGCGAGGAACTTTGCTAAGAAGATGGTCTGGCTGATAAAGAGGATTAAAGGACTGGAATAAGGCTAGGCCGGCTGTCTCAGCCAAACATTAAGGAGACGGCCAGCGGGGTCGAGTGGACCATATCCATGAGAGATATGCTTCGTCCATAAGTGCGAGTTTGACGGATTCAAGTTCTTCAAGAGGCGCAGGTGGCCAGTGGAGTTGGTGCATACCTTGGTAGGGCCATTAGGTCATAAAGCAACCACTCTCAATGGGCTTCCCTCATCTTTCGATTAGCTCCATTTATAAATCCGGCTGGACGTTATGCACAACAGCTTACTCCTTTTGCTAACTACAGTGGAGTATTATCGTGTATTTATGGATGTTTTAGTCTGAGATTTCGTGGGGTTCGATTCTTTTGATATCGAGGTTATCATAGTCTTTATCGAAGCTAACGATCGGCATGCCTCTAATCTTCGCGAAGTAGTAGTGGAGTCCATCATCAAAGTCCAATTCAACCCTGCTAGCTAGCTCACACGCAGCCAGCTCCTCATGTATGGATAGGTTGGTTATTGTTAAGCCGCGCCATGTTAGAATCTCCGCGATCAGTTTAGCCACTAAATCTGGCCTACCAAGTATCGCTGATATCCCGTGAATAGCGAAATGC is drawn from Candidatus Bathyarchaeota archaeon and contains these coding sequences:
- a CDS encoding flavodoxin family protein, which encodes MIYILGISGSPRVNGNTEILLSEALKAAAMDGAETELISLAGKEIKPCDACFSCRKTGECRIKDDFKEIFQKMVKADGLILASPVYFGSATPKIKALIDRAALISMARGDIFENKVGGPLIVARRAGQNFTLAQLLFFFLQQGMIIPSSTYWNIAFGAERGEVLKDEEGLRTARNFAKKMVWLIKRIKGLE
- a CDS encoding type II toxin-antitoxin system VapC family toxin; this translates as MNKVKDGSVRALMLHFAIHGISAILGRPDLVAKLIAEILTWRGLTITNLSIHEELAACELASRVELDFDDGLHYYFAKIRGMPIVSFDKDYDNLDIKRIEPHEISD